From Candidatus Manganitrophus morganii, the proteins below share one genomic window:
- a CDS encoding c-type cytochrome has product MRGKLKEEMSRFAAKTVATGLVGVFLAAAGTLWVGSAEAQQNLEPKPGKYKPAKPSAEEIEAGKAIYFRKCVWCHGPDGAGDGPSAIRLPTKPRNFNQGTFKIRHTASGELPTDEDLFLSVTHGLSGSVMPPWGEILNEKERRQVVSFVKAELVKDRKFDDPDEEMTVIDYGKQIPSSEESIKLGQEIYMTKAKCVECHGVEGRGNGNLTQRDDWGFPIFPADLTKPWNLRGNRRDPFNPRNIFREISTGLNGTPMPSFADELTPEERWHVANFVMSLSDKYPIDPQTAKPAIQFVLKARFLAEGDLPSDPNDPRWKELPPQYIGMASQIIQPPRHFLRTVDDVRIRSLFNDKEIAIFLEWNDRTESHRDENKEAVYDAKRISSDAFPAINTTNLTHENDDQRGPLKDVNPESKGVYNDGIAIQFAEKWQQLPPPEKPYFIHGDAKRGTDIWKWESDGSTKELTGHGLEKIAVKEANKNLKVENAKWSNGRWQLVMKRALKTEDPEHDAQLEMGQNIPVVFFAWDGDAGEVDGKMALSTYYYFMLEPPVPGKVYVIPPIVAGVVVLLEGLVLYAARKKKIENA; this is encoded by the coding sequence ATGAGGGGAAAACTCAAAGAAGAAATGAGCCGGTTTGCTGCAAAAACGGTTGCAACCGGTTTAGTCGGCGTATTTCTTGCCGCCGCAGGGACGCTCTGGGTCGGAAGTGCGGAAGCCCAGCAGAACCTGGAGCCGAAGCCCGGAAAGTATAAGCCGGCAAAGCCAAGTGCCGAAGAGATCGAGGCGGGGAAAGCGATCTACTTCCGAAAGTGTGTCTGGTGTCACGGACCGGACGGCGCGGGAGACGGCCCCTCGGCGATTCGCCTGCCGACCAAGCCAAGGAATTTTAATCAGGGGACCTTTAAAATCAGGCACACCGCCAGCGGAGAACTTCCGACGGATGAGGATCTCTTTTTATCGGTCACACATGGTCTTTCCGGTTCGGTCATGCCCCCCTGGGGCGAGATATTGAACGAAAAAGAGCGACGACAGGTCGTTTCATTCGTCAAGGCCGAACTAGTGAAGGATCGTAAATTCGATGATCCCGATGAGGAGATGACCGTAATCGATTATGGCAAACAGATCCCTTCCTCCGAGGAAAGTATCAAGTTGGGACAAGAGATCTACATGACAAAGGCAAAATGCGTCGAATGTCATGGGGTTGAGGGTCGAGGGAACGGAAACCTCACGCAAAGGGACGATTGGGGATTCCCGATTTTTCCGGCCGACCTGACCAAGCCTTGGAACCTGCGCGGAAATCGACGTGATCCTTTCAATCCGCGAAACATCTTCCGGGAAATCTCGACCGGGCTGAATGGAACGCCGATGCCCTCCTTTGCGGACGAGCTCACTCCGGAAGAGCGGTGGCATGTCGCGAACTTCGTGATGTCGCTTTCCGACAAATATCCGATCGATCCTCAAACGGCGAAGCCGGCGATCCAATTCGTTCTTAAAGCGCGCTTTCTCGCGGAGGGTGACCTGCCGAGCGATCCGAATGATCCGAGATGGAAGGAGCTTCCGCCACAATATATCGGAATGGCGAGCCAGATCATCCAACCTCCGCGCCACTTCCTCCGGACGGTCGATGATGTGCGGATTCGCTCTCTCTTCAACGACAAGGAGATCGCCATTTTCTTGGAGTGGAATGATCGGACCGAGAGCCATCGGGACGAGAACAAAGAGGCGGTCTACGATGCGAAGCGGATCTCTTCGGATGCTTTTCCCGCGATTAACACGACCAATCTGACCCATGAAAACGACGATCAACGGGGTCCCTTGAAGGATGTAAACCCCGAGTCCAAGGGGGTTTATAACGATGGGATCGCAATCCAGTTTGCGGAGAAATGGCAGCAACTTCCGCCGCCGGAGAAGCCGTATTTTATCCACGGCGATGCGAAGCGGGGAACCGACATCTGGAAATGGGAGTCCGACGGTTCTACAAAGGAATTAACCGGCCACGGACTTGAGAAGATAGCGGTAAAAGAGGCCAACAAAAACCTCAAGGTCGAAAACGCCAAATGGAGCAACGGCCGTTGGCAGCTGGTGATGAAACGAGCTCTCAAGACAGAGGATCCGGAACACGATGCTCAGCTTGAAATGGGCCAGAACATCCCGGTGGTTTTCTTCGCTTGGGATGGGGATGCCGGCGAGGTTGACGGAAAAATGGCTCTTTCGACCTATTACTACTTCATGTTGGAGCCGCCCGTTCCCGGTAAGGTTTACGTTATTCCTCCAATCGTAGCAGGTGTGGTTGTTCTGTTGGAGGGGCTGGTTCTCTATGCAGCGCGTAAAAAGAAAATAGAGAACGCCTAA
- the metK gene encoding methionine adenosyltransferase: protein MSRLNFLFTSESVTEGHPDKIADQISDAVLDAIIGQDPTCRVACEAIVTTGLAFVAGEITTSCYVEIPDIVRETIKQVGYTRAKYGFDYETCAVITSIHSQSPDIAMGVDTGGAGDQGLMFGYATNETPELMPTPILLAHKITKRLTEMRKGDILPYLRPDGKSQVTVEYRDGKPTRVTTIVVSTQHSPDITLKELREDVIDKVIKPVIPPELLDDESIIYHINPTGRFVVGGPQGDTGLTGRKIIVDTYGGVGSHGGGAFSGKDPSKVDRSASYMARYIAKNLVAAGIAERCEVQLAYAIGVADPVSILVDTKQTGKVPQDKLVKLVRDHFPMTPRGIIEHLKLRRAIYKKTAAYGHFGRNDPDFTWEKTDLADAIRKAAGL, encoded by the coding sequence ATGAGTCGTTTAAATTTTTTATTTACTTCGGAATCGGTCACGGAGGGCCATCCTGATAAGATTGCCGATCAGATTTCCGACGCAGTTTTGGATGCCATTATCGGACAGGACCCAACATGTCGCGTCGCCTGCGAAGCGATTGTAACCACCGGCCTTGCGTTTGTGGCGGGGGAGATTACCACCTCCTGCTATGTCGAAATTCCCGATATCGTCCGGGAAACGATCAAGCAGGTTGGATACACCCGGGCCAAATACGGGTTTGATTATGAAACATGCGCGGTGATCACTTCCATCCACAGTCAGTCCCCGGACATTGCGATGGGGGTCGATACGGGAGGCGCCGGAGACCAGGGGCTTATGTTCGGCTATGCAACGAATGAGACGCCGGAATTAATGCCGACTCCGATTCTCCTTGCCCATAAAATTACGAAGCGACTCACAGAGATGCGGAAGGGAGATATTCTTCCTTATCTTCGGCCGGACGGGAAATCTCAGGTGACCGTGGAATATCGAGATGGAAAGCCGACCCGGGTGACGACAATCGTCGTCTCGACACAGCATAGCCCCGATATTACTTTAAAAGAGCTTCGGGAAGATGTGATTGATAAGGTCATCAAGCCGGTTATTCCGCCCGAGCTCCTCGATGATGAGAGCATCATCTATCATATCAACCCAACCGGACGCTTTGTGGTCGGGGGGCCGCAAGGGGATACCGGGCTGACCGGAAGAAAGATTATTGTTGATACCTACGGCGGCGTCGGCAGTCATGGCGGAGGGGCTTTCTCCGGAAAAGATCCTTCCAAAGTCGATCGATCGGCCTCTTACATGGCTCGTTATATTGCAAAAAACCTGGTAGCCGCCGGCATTGCGGAGCGTTGCGAAGTCCAGCTTGCGTATGCGATCGGTGTGGCCGATCCGGTTTCCATCCTGGTCGATACCAAGCAGACGGGAAAGGTCCCCCAGGATAAGCTGGTGAAGCTGGTCCGGGATCATTTCCCCATGACCCCTCGGGGGATCATTGAACATCTGAAACTCCGGAGAGCCATTTATAAGAAGACCGCCGCTTACGGCCATTTTGGACGGAATGATCCTGACTTCACCTGGGAGAAAACGGACTTGGCCGATGCGATTAGAAAAGCTGCCGGGCTTTAA
- the ahcY gene encoding adenosylhomocysteinase, with protein MDYDIKDIKLSEKGKLRMEWAEQSMPVLRLIKKRFKKEKPLAGVRISACLHVTTETANLMDTLKAGGADVVLCASNPLSTQDDVAATLVDHYQIATFAIKGEDNKTYYKHIQSALAHKPMITMDDGADLVSTILSEQKQLIPNLIGGTEETTTGVIRLRSMAQKGVLKFPVISVNDASTKHFFDNRYGTGQSTMDGVLRATNRMVAGSVVVVVGYGWCGRGIAMRAAGMGGNVIVTEIDPLKAIEAVMDGYRVMPMSEAAKIGDFFITVTGDIKVIRKEHFEVMKDGAIVCNSGHFNVEIDIPALEKLSKRKRTIREFVDEYTLSDGRKVNLLGEGRLINLASAEGHPSSVMDMSFANQALSAEYLVQQHKNLEKKVYPVPPKIDAEIARLKLEGMGVKIDKLTKEQEKYLASWEMGT; from the coding sequence ATGGACTACGATATTAAAGATATCAAGCTGAGTGAAAAGGGAAAACTTCGGATGGAATGGGCCGAGCAGAGCATGCCGGTGCTTCGCCTGATTAAAAAGCGATTTAAGAAGGAAAAGCCGCTGGCGGGGGTGCGCATCTCGGCCTGTCTTCATGTCACCACCGAGACGGCGAATTTGATGGATACTCTCAAAGCGGGGGGCGCCGATGTGGTCCTGTGCGCCTCCAATCCGCTTTCGACCCAGGATGATGTCGCCGCGACGCTGGTCGATCATTATCAGATAGCGACCTTTGCAATCAAGGGAGAGGACAACAAGACCTATTATAAGCATATTCAATCGGCCTTGGCGCATAAGCCGATGATCACGATGGATGACGGGGCCGATTTGGTCTCGACCATTCTCTCCGAGCAGAAGCAATTGATCCCGAATCTCATCGGGGGGACCGAGGAGACAACCACCGGCGTCATTCGCCTTCGAAGCATGGCTCAGAAGGGGGTTTTGAAATTCCCGGTGATCTCTGTCAATGACGCCAGCACCAAGCATTTCTTCGACAACCGTTATGGGACCGGCCAGAGCACGATGGACGGCGTTCTGCGCGCCACCAATCGGATGGTCGCCGGATCGGTGGTGGTCGTCGTCGGCTACGGCTGGTGCGGCCGTGGGATCGCGATGCGGGCGGCCGGAATGGGGGGAAATGTCATCGTCACCGAGATCGATCCATTAAAGGCGATTGAAGCGGTGATGGACGGCTATCGGGTGATGCCGATGTCGGAAGCGGCCAAGATCGGCGACTTCTTCATCACCGTCACCGGCGATATCAAGGTCATCCGGAAAGAGCATTTTGAGGTGATGAAGGATGGTGCGATCGTCTGCAATTCGGGCCACTTCAATGTCGAGATCGACATTCCTGCCCTCGAGAAACTCTCCAAGCGGAAGCGGACCATCCGGGAGTTTGTCGATGAGTATACCCTCTCGGACGGACGGAAAGTCAATCTCCTCGGCGAAGGGCGCCTGATCAATCTTGCTTCGGCTGAAGGACATCCTTCAAGCGTGATGGATATGAGCTTTGCCAACCAGGCCCTCTCCGCAGAGTATCTTGTTCAACAGCACAAGAACCTTGAGAAGAAGGTCTACCCCGTGCCGCCGAAGATCGACGCGGAAATTGCGCGCCTCAAGCTGGAGGGGATGGGGGTTAAGATCGATAAGCTGACCAAAGAGCAGGAAAAGTATCTCGCCTCCTGGGAAATGGGGACCTAA
- the accD gene encoding acetyl-CoA carboxylase, carboxyltransferase subunit beta: MAWFKKERQPGETKKIKIPEGLWVKCNNCREIIYRKELERNAKVCPKCDYHFPISVEERIAMVVDEGSFNEFDSSLAPLDPLHFKDSAKYKDRLKANQEKTGQLDALVIGDGEINHRAVTLGVLNFAFMAGSMGSVVGEKLTRGIERSKEKHLPLILFSASGGARMQEGILSLMQMAKTSAAIARLQEEKVPYISILTDPTFGGVTASFAMLGDIIIAEPKSLIGFAGPRVIEKTIKQQLPEGFQRAEFLLEHGMIDMIVERKHLRETLIRVLSFF, encoded by the coding sequence ATGGCTTGGTTTAAAAAAGAACGGCAGCCCGGAGAAACGAAAAAGATCAAAATCCCGGAAGGGCTCTGGGTCAAATGCAACAACTGTCGCGAGATCATTTACCGAAAAGAGCTCGAACGGAACGCGAAGGTCTGCCCCAAGTGCGACTATCATTTCCCCATTTCCGTCGAAGAGCGGATTGCGATGGTGGTCGATGAGGGAAGCTTCAATGAATTCGATTCTTCTCTCGCCCCCCTGGATCCTCTCCACTTCAAAGATTCTGCCAAATATAAAGACCGTCTGAAAGCGAACCAAGAAAAAACAGGACAGCTTGATGCCCTGGTGATCGGCGACGGGGAGATCAATCACCGCGCGGTGACGCTCGGTGTCCTCAACTTCGCCTTTATGGCCGGCAGCATGGGTTCCGTCGTCGGTGAGAAGTTGACGCGCGGCATCGAACGGTCGAAGGAGAAGCACCTCCCGCTGATTCTCTTCTCCGCTTCCGGCGGCGCCCGGATGCAGGAGGGGATTCTCTCCCTAATGCAGATGGCGAAGACGAGTGCCGCGATTGCCCGTCTTCAGGAAGAGAAGGTCCCCTATATTTCCATCCTCACCGATCCGACTTTCGGCGGCGTCACCGCCAGCTTTGCGATGTTGGGAGATATCATCATTGCCGAACCGAAATCCCTCATCGGCTTCGCCGGGCCGCGGGTGATCGAAAAGACGATCAAGCAGCAGCTTCCGGAAGGTTTTCAAAGAGCTGAGTTTCTTTTGGAGCATGGGATGATCGACATGATCGTCGAGCGAAAGCACCTCCGGGAAACCCTCATTCGCGTTTTATCCTTTTTTTAG
- a CDS encoding class I SAM-dependent methyltransferase, which translates to MKNSHARNHPTVSEQIGMETYRNVKQADYTKEAEVYDLKRFSHVAGRFYAELSNQIIFDLLEAKEGDRILDLATGTGRVSVGMAEKGVSIFGADLTWKMVERAREKATEKGLANVSFHLADGLQLPYKENTFDKIVSIRFFHILPFEMQKAILQEVRRVLKPGGTFIVEFNSPFAGLFLWALRRDHLVIWPRQVRELFQGMTIVKKVGVMLPGLGRIAKVNPQLGYSLGRRLDFFPFNHLCNQILIVARK; encoded by the coding sequence ATGAAGAATAGCCACGCCAGGAATCATCCGACTGTTTCGGAACAGATTGGAATGGAAACCTATCGAAACGTCAAGCAGGCCGACTATACAAAGGAAGCGGAGGTCTACGATTTAAAGCGATTTTCTCATGTCGCGGGCCGGTTCTATGCCGAATTGTCCAATCAGATCATCTTCGATCTTTTAGAGGCGAAGGAGGGAGATCGTATTTTGGACCTGGCTACGGGGACGGGTCGGGTTTCTGTGGGAATGGCGGAAAAGGGCGTTTCGATCTTTGGGGCCGACCTCACCTGGAAGATGGTCGAACGGGCCAGGGAAAAGGCAACCGAGAAAGGACTTGCGAATGTGTCGTTCCATCTGGCCGATGGGCTGCAGCTTCCCTATAAAGAGAATACCTTTGATAAGATCGTTTCGATTCGTTTCTTTCATATCCTCCCCTTCGAGATGCAGAAGGCGATCCTTCAAGAGGTCCGCCGTGTCTTAAAGCCGGGAGGAACGTTTATCGTCGAATTCAACAGCCCCTTTGCCGGCCTCTTTCTTTGGGCGCTCCGTCGCGATCATCTTGTGATCTGGCCGCGTCAGGTCCGGGAATTGTTTCAGGGGATGACGATTGTTAAGAAGGTCGGTGTCATGCTTCCCGGATTGGGACGGATTGCGAAGGTCAATCCCCAACTCGGATATTCCCTGGGCCGCCGTTTAGATTTTTTCCCATTCAACCATCTCTGTAATCAGATCCTTATCGTCGCTCGAAAGTAG